The genomic DNA GATGAGGCTGGGACGACGCTCGTCACCGAGGCAGGCAAGGCGGTCATCCGGCCCGCCTTTGAGGCGCGGCTGGCAGCTGTGACGGGCGGGCGCGTGAAAGTCTCCCAGGGCCGCGTGTTTGCGGAGCAGGCGCACCCTGGGCAATACGCACCGCGCGGGAAGGGGAACCCGAAGCACAAGCCCCTGATCGAGGGGCTGTGGTCGGTGATCGAGAATGTGCTCGACCGGCTCCCGGGCAGGACCGGGAGCAACCAGCGAATCAACGGTCCGGCAGATCTGCACGGCCGGGAGCTCGCGCTGGCCCGGAGCCTTGATCTGGCGCGTGTGCTGCCGCCCGATCTCGCGCAGGAGGTCCAACTGCTCGGGGTGATGACGTACGGGCAGTTCTCCCGGGTCGCGCGGGCCGCGATCGAGTCGGTACTCGAAGACCGAGATCACGAGTTGGAGGGGTGGGAGGAACTCGGGTTCACGCGCCTCGAGTGGCGGTCTGACCCGCAGTCGCTCATGTGGCTGCCCGTGTCTGCGCTCGCGGCGCTGCCGGCGCCGGAGCAGCAAGCGCTCCGGGCGGTGCTGCAAGCTGGAGGATCACAGCTGACGCGCGCCGTGCGCCTGTCGCGGCGCGAGGTGTGGGAGCGGGGATCTGGCGAGCTGCAGCGGGTGAGCCCGATGGCACTCCACCGACTGTTGGATCCCGACGATGCCCTGGAGGTGACGGTGACCCGCCAGAGCATGATCGAGTTCCAGGACACGCTCCGATTTGGTCCCGGGGTTCACCGGTTCCTGGCCAAAGCGACCGGGCGGGAGTTTTACCCGGGAGACAAGTTCTCCGCCTTCTTCAACCCGCTCATGCCTCAGTGGCTGCAGCTGGTGGACGCCAAGGGCGCACACGTGGCCCTGGTCGAACGGATCGAGATGCCCTCGAAGAACGATGTGGACGGAGTCCAGAGAGCGATCAAACGCCAATCCACCTGGGTGGCGGATCGGAAGATCGGGGTGGCCGGCCGCCATTTCGACGAGGCCGAGCAACGTCTCCACATGGCCGAACACAATCAGCGGCTGGTGGAGGAGGCGGCGCGCCGGGATCCGACCCGGCCGACGTCTGAGATGAACCGGATGGCTCGCCGGGCCGCGGAAGCGGGTCGGGCGATGCAGACGGATGCTCCGATCGAAGGAGAGGTCTTTGATGAGGTGATCGAGGCGGGATCGGCCACGCACCTCGAACCCGATTTGGGCGACGTGGAATACATCCCGACGCCATTGAGCTGAACCAAAAGGAGGGACATGCACGACACACTGACCATTGATGCACCGCCGGCGCCTGCGCCGGAGACCGAGCTGGTCGCGGCGCCGAATCCGCGAAACCGATTCACGGTGGCGGCGGACACGGTGGCGCTGGCGACGCGGAATCTGCCGGACTTCGAGTGCCAGCAGCTCCGATGGCTCGCCAAGTACGGGCAAGGGCTCAATATCAGTGTGGCCGATCTGGCGGCACGGCTGCGCAAGCCGGACGGCAGCGTCTACAGCGGTGATAGCGTCTACCAGGCCCTGACCGGTAAACGCGGCGCCGAGGGTGCGAGCTTGATGCCGCTGGCCAAGGCGATCGCCGCCCTCAGGCGGGATGTGCAGGAGGTCGAGGCCCACAGCGCGACGACGTTCATTGAGACCCCGCTGACCCGCCGGCTTTTCACGATCTTCCGGGGCGCCTTGACCAAGCACCGCCTGGGATTCGTGGTCGGTGATTCGCAAATCGGCAAGACGACGGCGGCGAATGAATTCCAGCGGCTCAACAACCATGGGACGACCCACGTGTTCCGCGTGCCGACGGGTGGCTCCATCACGGTGACCATCTCGGAACTGGCCCGCAGGCTGGGGATCCCCGATCGCATCTGCTACCCGGACCTTCGCCGGCGCATCCTGGACAGCTTCGACGAGCACAACCTCTTGATCGTGGATGAGGCTCACCAGTGCCTCTACAACAAGAAGAACAACTCCAGCCTGATGGTC from Verrucomicrobiia bacterium includes the following:
- a CDS encoding AAA family ATPase yields the protein MHDTLTIDAPPAPAPETELVAAPNPRNRFTVAADTVALATRNLPDFECQQLRWLAKYGQGLNISVADLAARLRKPDGSVYSGDSVYQALTGKRGAEGASLMPLAKAIAALRRDVQEVEAHSATTFIETPLTRRLFTIFRGALTKHRLGFVVGDSQIGKTTAANEFQRLNNHGTTHVFRVPTGGSITVTISELARRLGIPDRICYPDLRRRILDSFDEHNLLIVDEAHQCLYNKKNNSSLMVLEFVREIHDRRKCGVVLMGTGDLRDALRHNSILQQLWRRRSPGLVLQLPSEVPAADLNAFADAFRLEPAPDREMRIALDGEDGPKSFAANPALLQKQIVRADGLGSWIRLLEDARNLAKETSTKMTWGRVLAAYCLAQAQEEAV